The Apostichopus japonicus isolate 1M-3 chromosome 20, ASM3797524v1, whole genome shotgun sequence genome contains a region encoding:
- the LOC139962055 gene encoding uncharacterized protein produces the protein MKVMAGANSMQLHRGLPLNDSENTELFTFKLSLRNLDEFKSRHIKSSIVYYQGHEWYLTCKYGSGKEAEFIGVYVYWGSPSEGERCKADFRIIMRNIVDPTKSLVTEGSQVEFSAPRSPGWGKREFAPVSEIFSPGGGFLQEPEGIVIVELAMKSCSSILEQYVDFNQMMIQQRDQHFPSHFTTNFRLGGLEFYLSLYPLGDRPEADGHVSIYLHRFVGNEADQSALLGCRLRYRFFIGNLFCPSSSKTFEFSFKNEQGYGRFRGFEPIQEGRIFKMQGPTPIGVEVVACTPFVQPEIRLATKGYYHPSNITFEDSVFCDHRGNSWKLSVDPESPTLNLLMKLNDERDEDVAEHGRSRISSRSDSTKFVQWRAYILSRSDRRKTLSVIGCPLTAYFSRGLPQKSFNMTTSIPIFKAKSLDGDYSSKEDPSLLVRLEMLNIQDIPGVLYDYPTLDFERFQLYHTREGLKRCLKQNELLMEELASIRGQQNPAGSSAGKVAQLVGPEQKMNGPPVKTPAQQVPTRPTSLHTSSSLPSLASQSNHQGVSPSGRGPPPKPPPRAYSPISNDSNIKRYSFSRMAPLSASAAAPSNVHPSPTNPTGGHYRHAPPMGGISGSSNSDSAFKRFSFTGINVTPSMISDQADSSNIQTPGQTASQAQNHLPNGNQINVAAVTSSSLQSLNTTNENVVMRRPKPSNAPGQYRSSYQGSSSQGSSSQGSSSQVPATSESAFKRFSFTGVNVSTALTSEFPSGAQDASGSFHEQHNPIYQSTDVPAVHQRQAPIEQPIRIPARESNQRVPAQTSEDFIHKYTILQPDDIEERSGMNPPIASPQENPKVNSLEPEHLLEFNPQSDRQGPLDVMQTANIAGFGWRSADPKNPNSYMETEI, from the exons ATGAAAGTCATGGCTGGAGCCAATTCTATGCAGTTGCACCGGGGGCTTCCACTAAACGACAGTGAAAACACAGAGCTGTTTACCTTTAAGTTGTCCTTACGGAACTTGGATGAGTTCAAAAGCAGGCACATCAAATCATCCATTGTCTACTACCAAGGACATGAGTGGTATCTAACGTGTAAATATGGCAGTGGAAAAGAGGCTGAATTTATTGGTGTGTATGTCTACTGGGGGAGTCCGTCAGAAGGTGAGAGGTGTAAAGCAGACTTTCGTATCATCATGAGGAACATCGTAGACCCCACAAAGAGTCTAGTCACAGAGGGCAGTCAAGTCGAATTCAGTGCGCCAAGAAGCCCAGGGTGGGGTAAGAGGGAGTTTGCACCTGTTTCAGAAATTTTCTCCCCTGGTGGGGGTTTCTTACAAGAGCCTGAAGGAATTGTAATAGTTGAGCTAGCCATGAAATCATGCTCCAGCATTTTAGAGCAATACGTTGACTTTAATCAAATGATGATTCAACAGAGGGACCAGCATTTCCCATCTCATTTCACAACCAATTTTCGTCTGGGAGGTCTAGAGTTCtacctctctctctatcctctGGGGGACCGTCCAGAGGCTGATGGACACGTCTCCATCTATCTTCATCGCTTTGTTGGCAATGAGGCTGATCAGAGTGCTCTCTTAGGATGCCGTCTGAGGTACAGATTCTTCATCGGCAATCTATTTTGCCCGAGCAGTTCAAAAACGTTTGAGTTTTCCTTCAAAAACGAACAGGGTTATGGTAGGTTCAGAGGTTTTGAACCTATCCAAGAGGGGCGCATATTCAAAATGCAAGGGCCTACACCCATTGGAGTTGAGGTGGTGGCGTGTACACCATTCGTACAACCTGAAATAAGACTTGCAACCAAAGGCTACTACCATCCGTCAAACATAACATTTGAAGACTCCGTCTTTTGTGACCATCGTGGAAACTCCTGGAAGCTTTCAGTTGATCCAGAGTCGCCGACTTTAAACTTGTTAATGAAGCTCAACGATGAGAGAGATGAAGATGTCGCGGAACATGGCCGTAGCAGAATCTCCAGTAGATCAGACAGCACCAAGTTTGTTCAGTGGAGGGCATACATCTTATCCAGGTCAGACAGGAGGAAAACACTATCGGTGATTGGATGTCCATTAACAGCATACTTCTCTAGAGGGCTCCCACAGAAGAGCTTTAACATGACAACTAGTATTCCCATTTTCAAG GCCAAATCATTAGATGGTGACTACAGCAGCAAGGAAGACCCATCGTTATTGGTTCGTCTAGAGATGTTGAATATTCAAGACATCCCAGGTGTTTTATATGACTACCCAACATTGGACTTTGAAAGATTCCAGTTGTACCACACTAG GGAAGGTCTAAAGAGATGCCTGAAGCAAAATGAACTGTTGATGGAAGAACTTGCCAGTATCCGAGGTCAACAGAATCCAGCGGGGTCATCAGCAGGGAAGGTAGCCCAATTGGTGGGTCCCGAGCAGAAG ATGAATGGTCCACCCGTCAAGACCCCAGCGCAGCAGGTCCCTACCAGACCCACATCATTGCATACATCATCTTCTCTACCATCTCTGGCCAGCCAGTCTAACCACCAGGGCGTGTCTCCTAGTGGAAGAGGCCCACCGCCAAAGCCACCCCCCAGAGCTTACTCCCCTATCAGTAATGATTCCAATATCAAGAGATATTCCTTCTCCCGTATGGCCCCTCTGTCTGCATCTGCTGCTGCACCATCAAATGTCCATCCATCACCAACCAATCCAACTGGTGGCCATTATCGACATGCTCCCCCAATGGGTGGTATCTCTGGATCCTCAAACAGTGACAGTGCTTTCAAGAGGTTTTCGTTCACAGGGATCAATGTCACGCCATCTATGATATCAGATCAGGCAGACTCTAGCAATATTCAAACACCAGGTCAAACTGCAAGTCAAGCTCAGAATCATTTACCCAACGGTAATCAAATCAATGTTGCAGCAGTCACCAGTAGCAGTCTTCAGAGCCTGAATACCACAAATGAGAATGTGGTTATGCGAAGACCAAAGCCTTCCAATGCACCAGGCCAATATAGATCATCTTACCAGGGCTCATCCTCCCAGGGCTCATCCTCCCAGGGGTCATCCTCCCAGGTACCAGCTACATCTGAGTCGGCATTCAAGAGATTTTCATTCACTGGGGTAAACGTCTCTACTGCACTGACATCCGAGTTTCCATCTGGAGCGCAGGATGCCTCTGGGTCATTCCATGAGCAGCATAACCCCATCTACCAATCAACTGATGTACCAGCAGTCCATCAGAGGCAAGCACCGATAGAGCAACCAATAAGGATCCCAGCCAGGGAATCTAACCAGAGAGTTCCTGCCCAAACATCTGAGGATTTTATCCACAAGTATACTATTCTACAACCAGATGACATTGAAGAAAGATCTGGAATGAATCCTCCTATTGCATCACCCCAGGAGAACCCTAAAGTGAATTCCCTTGAACCTGAGCACCTTTTAGAGTTTAACCCTCAATCTGACAGGCAGGGCCCTCTAGATGTCATGCAAACAGCAAATATTGCTGGATTTGGGTGGCGGTCTGCAGATCCAAAAAATCCAAACTCCTATATGGAAACTGAGATTTAA